A stretch of Kryptolebias marmoratus isolate JLee-2015 linkage group LG24, ASM164957v2, whole genome shotgun sequence DNA encodes these proteins:
- the LOC112451498 gene encoding uncharacterized protein LOC112451498, with product MGLKQRIMFTSNLPDASIKYSKATVQDVFLHTVYQGLGHKYNDIQREPLLAEANVKDETILRHVMRVTSKENERRQRLGPVPRQHQTTVRSAQLDMGMTQEERAAPRRNKSAVDTDIISQVTSRINVLTQMVDSMKQGAKAQQLEQACQCSQMRIGQCRRSQSCQLPQKTETAGKLRLVTAGGQPMTRVQPQLKTTDQQSATRGTSVPTAGVLERVSQEQKITTDLKCDSPIKRNEQVARLIGRKALIQCYLIPFDAWVAITVNLPGNEDPNLPIGVPFLVSILPIERPLLGFNVVEELILGQPNKLIPTLITLLCGAISIPRDKAE from the exons ATGGGACTAAAACAGCGAATAATGTTCACTTCCAACCTCCCTGATGCCAGTATTAAGTACAGCAAGGCAACAGTTCAAGATGTATTCTTGCACACTGTTTATCAGGGGCTAGGGCATAAATATAATGACATTCAAAGAGAACCCCTTCTGGCTGAGGCTAATGTCAAAGATGAGACAATTCTAAGGCATGTGATGAGGGTAACAAGTAAGGAAAACGAGAGGCGACAAAGATTAGGACCTGTGCCCCGCCAGCACCAAACTACTGTTCGCAGTGCACAGCTGGACATGGGCATGACACAAGAAGAACGCGCAGCACCCAGGAGGAACAAGTCAGCTGTTGACACTGACATCATTAGCCAGGTGACATCAAGAATTAATGTGCTTACTCAGATGGTGGATTCCATGAAACAGGGTGCAAAAGCACAACAGCTGGAGCAAGCCTGTCAGTGCTCTCAGATGAGAATTGGTCAG TGCCGAAGGTCACAGAGCTGTCAGCTGCCTCAAAAGactgaaacagcaggaaaactgCGGCTGGTCACTGCAGGGGGGCAACCAATGACCAGGGTCCAGCCCCAGCTAAAGACCACAGATCAACAAAGTGCCACCAGAGGTACCTCTGTCCCCACAGCTGGTGTGTTGGAGAGGGTGTCTCAGGAACAAAAGATTACCACTGATTTGAAATGTGACTCACCCATCAAGAGAAATGAACAGGTTGCGAGGCTGATTGGGAGGAAAGCCCTGATCCAATGCTACCTGATTCCATTTGATGCATGGGTTGCAATAACGGTAAATCTTCCTGGAAATGAAGACCCCAACCTGCCTATTGGTGTGCCTTTTCTCGTGAGCATTCTGCCAATTGAACGACCCCTACTTGGTTTTAATGTGGTGGAGGAACTAATCCTGGGACAACCCAACAAGCTTATCCCAACACTCATAACTTTGCTCTGTGGGGCCATTTCCATCCCCAGGGATAAAGCTGAGTGA